One part of the Lemur catta isolate mLemCat1 chromosome 13, mLemCat1.pri, whole genome shotgun sequence genome encodes these proteins:
- the GUK1 gene encoding guanylate kinase isoform X1, with translation MLRRPLAGLAVAALGRGPPDGMSRPRPVVLSGPSGAGKSTLLKKLFQEYGSIFGFSVSHTTRDPRPGEENGKHYYFVTREVMQRDIAAGDFIEHAEFSGNLYGTSKAAVQAVQAMNRICVLDVDLQGVRNIKKTDLQPLYISVQPPSLGVLEQRLRQRNTETEESLAKRLAAARADLESSKEPGLFDLIIINDDLDTAYLELKKALSEEIKKAQGTGRT, from the exons ATGCTGCGGCGCCCCCTGGCTGGGCTGGCCGTTGCCGCCCTGGGCCGGGGTCCCCCGGACG gcaTGTCCAGGCCCAGGCCCGTGGTGCTCAGTGGGCCCTCGGGGGCCGGGAAGAGCACCTTGCTGAAGAAGCTCTTCCAGGAGTACGGCAGCATCTTCGGATTCAGCGTGTCCC ATACCACAAGGGACCCGCGGCCTGGCGAGGAGAACGGCAAAC ATTACTACTTTGTGACCAGAGAGGTGATGCAGCGGGACATCGCCGCTGGCGACTTCATTGAGCACGCCGAGTTCTCCGGGAACCTGTATGGCACGAG CAAGGCGGCTGTGCAGGCGGTGCAGGCCATGAACCGCATCTGCGTGCTGGACGTGGACCTGCAGGGCGTGCGCAACATCAAGAAGACCGACCTGCAGCCCCTCTACATCTCCGTGCAGCCGCCCTCGCTGGGCGTGCTG GAGCAGCGGCTGCGGCAGCGCAACACGGAGACAGAGGAGAGCCTGGCGAAGCGGCTGGCCGCCGCCCGGGCCGACCTGGAGAGCA GCAAGGAGCCTGGCCTGTTTGACCTGATCATCATCAACGATGACCTGGACACGGCCTACCTGGAGCTGAAGAAGGCGCTCTCCGAG GAAATTAAGAAAGCCCAGGGGACTGGCCGTACCTGA
- the GUK1 gene encoding guanylate kinase isoform X2, with product MNLAGMSRPRPVVLSGPSGAGKSTLLKKLFQEYGSIFGFSVSHTTRDPRPGEENGKHYYFVTREVMQRDIAAGDFIEHAEFSGNLYGTSKAAVQAVQAMNRICVLDVDLQGVRNIKKTDLQPLYISVQPPSLGVLEQRLRQRNTETEESLAKRLAAARADLESSKEPGLFDLIIINDDLDTAYLELKKALSEEIKKAQGTGRT from the exons ATGAACTTGGCAG gcaTGTCCAGGCCCAGGCCCGTGGTGCTCAGTGGGCCCTCGGGGGCCGGGAAGAGCACCTTGCTGAAGAAGCTCTTCCAGGAGTACGGCAGCATCTTCGGATTCAGCGTGTCCC ATACCACAAGGGACCCGCGGCCTGGCGAGGAGAACGGCAAAC ATTACTACTTTGTGACCAGAGAGGTGATGCAGCGGGACATCGCCGCTGGCGACTTCATTGAGCACGCCGAGTTCTCCGGGAACCTGTATGGCACGAG CAAGGCGGCTGTGCAGGCGGTGCAGGCCATGAACCGCATCTGCGTGCTGGACGTGGACCTGCAGGGCGTGCGCAACATCAAGAAGACCGACCTGCAGCCCCTCTACATCTCCGTGCAGCCGCCCTCGCTGGGCGTGCTG GAGCAGCGGCTGCGGCAGCGCAACACGGAGACAGAGGAGAGCCTGGCGAAGCGGCTGGCCGCCGCCCGGGCCGACCTGGAGAGCA GCAAGGAGCCTGGCCTGTTTGACCTGATCATCATCAACGATGACCTGGACACGGCCTACCTGGAGCTGAAGAAGGCGCTCTCCGAG GAAATTAAGAAAGCCCAGGGGACTGGCCGTACCTGA
- the GUK1 gene encoding guanylate kinase isoform X3, which yields MSRPRPVVLSGPSGAGKSTLLKKLFQEYGSIFGFSVSHTTRDPRPGEENGKHYYFVTREVMQRDIAAGDFIEHAEFSGNLYGTSKAAVQAVQAMNRICVLDVDLQGVRNIKKTDLQPLYISVQPPSLGVLEQRLRQRNTETEESLAKRLAAARADLESSKEPGLFDLIIINDDLDTAYLELKKALSEEIKKAQGTGRT from the exons aTGTCCAGGCCCAGGCCCGTGGTGCTCAGTGGGCCCTCGGGGGCCGGGAAGAGCACCTTGCTGAAGAAGCTCTTCCAGGAGTACGGCAGCATCTTCGGATTCAGCGTGTCCC ATACCACAAGGGACCCGCGGCCTGGCGAGGAGAACGGCAAAC ATTACTACTTTGTGACCAGAGAGGTGATGCAGCGGGACATCGCCGCTGGCGACTTCATTGAGCACGCCGAGTTCTCCGGGAACCTGTATGGCACGAG CAAGGCGGCTGTGCAGGCGGTGCAGGCCATGAACCGCATCTGCGTGCTGGACGTGGACCTGCAGGGCGTGCGCAACATCAAGAAGACCGACCTGCAGCCCCTCTACATCTCCGTGCAGCCGCCCTCGCTGGGCGTGCTG GAGCAGCGGCTGCGGCAGCGCAACACGGAGACAGAGGAGAGCCTGGCGAAGCGGCTGGCCGCCGCCCGGGCCGACCTGGAGAGCA GCAAGGAGCCTGGCCTGTTTGACCTGATCATCATCAACGATGACCTGGACACGGCCTACCTGGAGCTGAAGAAGGCGCTCTCCGAG GAAATTAAGAAAGCCCAGGGGACTGGCCGTACCTGA